CTTGCGGGTGCGGCCGCAGAGCCTGGGCGAGCTGCTGCATCCGGTCTTCGACGAGCAGGACAAGGCGCGCGCCATCCAGGCCCAGCGCCTGCTGGCCCGAGGGCTGCCGGCCTCTCCCGGCGCGGCGGTGGGCGAGGTGGTCTTCGACGCCGACCGGGCGGTGGAGTGGGCCCGGGCCGGCCGGCGCGTCATCCTGGTGCGCCCCGAGACGTCGCCGGAGGACGTGGCCGGCATGTACGCGTCCCAGGGCATCGTGACGGCGCGCGGCGGACGCACCTCCCATGCCGCGGTGGTGGCGGTGGGCATGGGCAAGGCCTGCGTGGTGGGCGCCGGCGACGTGGCGGTGGACCTGGAGCGCCGAATCTTCGTGGCGGGCGGCCGGAACGTCCGGGAAGGCGACGTGATCTCCGTCGACGGCAACACCGGCGAGGTCATCCTCGACGCCGTCACGACCATCGAGCCCGAGATCCACACCGAGCTGCGCACGGTCCTGGACTGGGCCGACCGCTATCGCCGTCTGGGGGTCCGGGCCAACGCCGACACGCCGGAGGACGCGCAAAAGGCGCGGGAGTTCGGCGCCGAGGGCATCGGCCTGGTCCGCACCGAGCACATGTTCTTCACGTCGGAGCGGATCCCCCTGGTGCGCGAGATGATCATGGCCGGCGACTCGGCGTCCCGGCGCGCCGCCCTGGCCAAGCTGCAGCCGTTGCAGCGTGACGACTTCGTCGGCATCTTCCGCGCCATGGACGGGCTGCCCGTCACCATCCGGCTGCTCGACCCGCCCCTGCACGAGTTCCTGCCGCGCTACACCGACCTGCTGGAGGAGTACACGCGGCTGGAGGCCCGGGGGATCAGCCCGGCCCGGCAGCGGCTCGAGGAGATGATGACCAAGGTCCGCTCGCTGCAGGAGGCCAACCCGATGCTCGGCCACCGCGGCTGCCGCGTGGGCATCACCCACCCCGAGATCTACGGGATGCAGGTGCGGGCCATCATGGAGGCCGCCTGTACCGTGGCCGAGCAGGGGGGAAAGGTCGAGCCCGAGATCATGATCCCCCTGACGGGCACCGTCGGGGAGATGCGGCTCACCCACGAGCAGACCAAGCGCATCGCCGACGGGGTGGTGGCCGAGATGGGCGTGCCCGTCAGGTACACGATCGGCACGATGATCGAGGTGCCCCGGGCGGCGTTGATCGCGGATCAGATCGCGCGGGACGCCGAGTTCTTCTCCTTCGGTACCAACGACCTCACCCAGCTCACTTTCGGCTACAGCCGGGACGACGTGGCCAAGTTCCTGCCCGACTATCTGCAGAAGGGCCTGCTGGCCCACGATCCGTTCGCAGTCCTCGACCGGGAGGGTGTTGGCGAGCTGATCCGGATCGGGATCGAGCGGGGCCGCCGCACCCGTTCGGACCTCAAGGTGGGGATCTGCGGCGAGCACGGGGGTGAGCCCTCGTCCGTGGAGTTCTGCCACCAGGTCGGGATGACGTACGTGTCGTGTTCCCCGTTCCTGATCCCCATCGCCCGTCTCGCTGCCGCCCAGGCCCGCCTCAAGGAGCGCGGGGCGGCCGGAGGAGAGTCCCATGCCTAGCTTCGACGGCGTCTTCATTCCAGTCCCGACCCCCTTCCGCGGCGATGACGTGACGGTGGACCGCCTGGCCGCCAACCTGGGCCGGTGGAACGCCACGGCGCTGGCCGGCTACGTCGTGCTCGGCTCGACCGGCGAGTTCCCCATGCTCTCGGAGGCCGAGCGCGATCGGGTGCTGGCGGCGGCCCGCCAGGCGATCCCCCGGGACAAGCGGTTCATCGCCGGCACCGGGACCAACTCCACGCTGCACACGATCAAGCAGTCGAAGCGGGCGGCCGAGCTGGGCGCCGACGCCGTCATCGTGATCACCCCGCACTACTTCACGCGGCCGTTCGGGCGCCCCGAGGCCCAGGCCCGGCACTACCTGGCCGTGGCCGACGCCTCGCCCGTGCCCGTGATGATCTACAACTTCCCCCTCAACACCGGCATCAACCTGGAGCCGGAGACCGTCGCCAAGATCGCCGCCCACCCCAACGTGTGCGGGATCAAGGACTCCTCGGGCAACATCCCGCAGTGCGCCCAGATCCTGGACCAGACGCCCAAGAGCTTCTCGGTCCTGGTCGGCGCGGCCTCCGCGCTGCTGCCGGGACTGGCCATCGGCGTCTCCGGCGGCATCCTGGCCCTGGGCAACATCTCGGCCCGGGAGTGGTGTGACGTGTACGCCCTGGCCAAAGCCGGGCGGTGGGAGGAGGCGCGCGAGATCGCGGCCCGGATGATGCCCGCCGATCGCGGGATCGCGGGCCGCTACGGGATCGGCGGGCTCAAGGCGGCCCTGGACCTGCAGGGCTTCTACGGCGGCCCCTGCCGCCCGCCGCTGGGCACGCCCGACGGCGATGCCATCGAGGACATCAAGGAAGTGCTGGCCACGGCCGGCCTGCTGTAGAGCGACACGACCGCTGACGGAGGGACTGACGTGAGAATGTCGGGCGCGCAGATGGTTCTGGAGTGCATCAAGCGGGAAGGAGTGGAGACGGTCTTTGGCCTGCCTGGGGGCGCAGTCCTTCCCATCTACGACGCCCTCTACGACTTCGAGGGGCTGCGCCACATCCTGGTCCGCCAGGAGGCGGCCGCCGGCCACGCCGCCGAAGGGTACGCGCGCACGACGGGCAAAGTGGGCGTCTGCATGGTGACCTCCGGCCCGGCGGCGACGAACCTGGTCACCGCGCTGCAAGACGCCTACATGGATTCCATCCCGATCGTGGCCTTCACGGGCCAGGTCCCCACGCACCTCATCGGCAACGACGCCTTCCAGGAGGCCGACAACTGCGGCATCACCCGTCCCTGCACCAAGCACAACTTCCTGGTGAAGGACGGCCGCGACCTGGGGCCGATGATCCGCGAGGCCTTTCACATCGCGGCCACCGGACGGCCGGGCCCCGTGCACATCGACCTGCCCAAGGACGTCCTGGTGAAGGAGGCCGAGCTGGTGTGGCCGGAGCGCGTGCAGCTGCGCTCCTACAACCCCACGTACGACGGTCACCCCGGGCAGATCAAGAAGGCGGCCCGGCTGATGCTGGCCGCCCGGCGGCCGGTCCTCTACGTGGGCGGCGGGGTCATCGCCTCCGACGCCTCCGCCGAGCTGCGCGAGCTGGCCGAGCTGACCCAGATCCCGGTGACCACGACGCTGATGGGCCTGGGCGCCTTCCCCTCCGAGCACGCACTGGCGCTCGACATGCTGGGGATGCACGGCACCTACTACGCCAACATGGCCGTCCACAACGCCGACGTCCTCATCGCGGTGGGCGCCCGCTTCGACGACCGGGTCACCGGCAAGGTCGAGCTCTTCGCCCCCAAAGCCGAGATCATCCACATCGACATCGACCCCTCGTCGATCTCCAAGAACATCAAGGTCCACGTGCCCATCGTGGGAGACTGCCGGCGCGTGCTGCGGGGGCTGGTGGACGCCGTTCGCGAGGAGCTGGCCGGCGAGCCCGTCTCGCTCGGCGGGCAGGCGCGCAAGCAGTGGCTGGCCCAGATCGGCGAGTGGCGGCAAGCGCATCCGCTGCACTACGAGTGGGACGACAACCTGATCAAGCCCCAGTACGTGATGCAGGAGGTCTCCAACCTGACCCGGGGCGAGGCCTACATCATCACCGGCGTCGGCCAGCATCAAATGTGGGCCGCCCAGTACTACCGGTTCAAGTACCCGCGGCACTGGTGCACGTCGGGCGGGCTGGGGACCATGGGATACGGCCTCCCCACCGCGATGGGCGTGGCCGCCGCGCATCCCGGGGCCCTCGTCATCAACATCGACGGCGACGGCTCGTTCGTGATGAACAGCCAGGAGCTGGCGACCTGCTACGACCACAACCTGCCCGTGAAGACGATCATCATCAACAATGGCGGGCACGGCATGGTGCGCCAGTGGCAGGAGATCATCTACAAGGGCCGCTTCGTGGCCATCGACCTGGACCGCAGCCCGGACTTCGTGAAGCTGGCCGAGGCCTACGGCTGCGTGGGGATCCGGGCCACCAAGCCGGCCGAGGTCGTGCCCGCCCTCGAGAAGGCCTTCTCCACGCCGGGGCCGGTGGTGGTCGACGTCCAGGTCGACCGCTGGGAGCACGTGTTCCCCATGGTGCCGGCGGGCGGCGCCAACAAGGACATGATCCTCGAGCGGCCCAGCCGGGCGGTCAAAGAGAAGGCCGCCCGCGCCCAGACGGGGTTCTGAGATGCAGAATGGCGGCGGGCCGCGCAAGCACACCATCTCGGTCATGGTCGAGAACCGCTTCGGCGTGCTCTCCCGGGTCGCCGGGCTGTTCTCGGCCCGGGGCTACAACATCGAGAGCCTGTCGGTGGGCGAGACGCTGGACCCCACGGTGAGCCGGATGACCATCGTGGTGAACGGCGACGAGTTCGTCATCGAGCAGGTGATGAAGCAGCTGCACAAGCTCATCGACGTGATCAAGGTCACGGATCTCACCGACGAGGACCACGTCCAGCGCGAGCTGATGCTCGTCCGGGTGAACGCCGAGCCCCAGCACCGGGCGGAGATCCTCCGGACCGTCGACATCTTCCGGGCCAAGGTGGTCGACGTGACACCGCTGAGCTTCACGCTGGAGGCCACCGGGGACGAGGAGAAGCTGGAGGCGCTCATCGAGCTACTGCGTCCGATGGGCATCCAGGAGCTCGTGCGCACGGGGAAAGTCGCCATCGCCCGCGGCCCCAAGACGCGCCGCAAGGCCGAGGGGCCGCGACGGCCGCGCGTGTCGGAGGACCCCCGCGTGGTCGGCTTCGCCGATTAGACGAGAAAGGACGAGAGGAATGCCGGCAAAGATCTACTACGACCAGGACGCCGACCTGGGGCTGCTCAAGGGGCGCAAGATCGCGGTCGTCGGGTACGGCAGCCAGGGTCAC
Above is a window of Candidatus Methylomirabilota bacterium DNA encoding:
- the ppdK gene encoding pyruvate, phosphate dikinase, whose amino-acid sequence is MTKYVYSFGRGKAEGSSLMRNLLGGKGCELAEMTNLGIPVPPGFTITTQAWARYNRAGQQWPEGLWDQVLAGLQKLEQDVGLTLGDARQPLLVSVRSGARVSMPGMMETVLNLGLNDATVEGLAARTSNERFAWDCYRRFITMFSSVVLRIKRETFDEQLDAVKARLGVKSDPEVPASELRKLTQTFKDIVSERTGHPFPQDPHEQLRLAISAVFDSWFAKKAVEYRRIHDIPDDWGTAVTVMAMVFGNLGETSGTGVGFTRDPRTGERRFYAEFLPNAQGEDVVAGLRTPLPIEALHERMPEIYDQLLDIATRLERHYKDMQDIEFTVQEGTLYLLQTRSGKRSAAAAVRVAVDLVGESVIDQHTALLRVRPQSLGELLHPVFDEQDKARAIQAQRLLARGLPASPGAAVGEVVFDADRAVEWARAGRRVILVRPETSPEDVAGMYASQGIVTARGGRTSHAAVVAVGMGKACVVGAGDVAVDLERRIFVAGGRNVREGDVISVDGNTGEVILDAVTTIEPEIHTELRTVLDWADRYRRLGVRANADTPEDAQKAREFGAEGIGLVRTEHMFFTSERIPLVREMIMAGDSASRRAALAKLQPLQRDDFVGIFRAMDGLPVTIRLLDPPLHEFLPRYTDLLEEYTRLEARGISPARQRLEEMMTKVRSLQEANPMLGHRGCRVGITHPEIYGMQVRAIMEAACTVAEQGGKVEPEIMIPLTGTVGEMRLTHEQTKRIADGVVAEMGVPVRYTIGTMIEVPRAALIADQIARDAEFFSFGTNDLTQLTFGYSRDDVAKFLPDYLQKGLLAHDPFAVLDREGVGELIRIGIERGRRTRSDLKVGICGEHGGEPSSVEFCHQVGMTYVSCSPFLIPIARLAAAQARLKERGAAGGESHA
- a CDS encoding dihydrodipicolinate synthase family protein, with protein sequence MPSFDGVFIPVPTPFRGDDVTVDRLAANLGRWNATALAGYVVLGSTGEFPMLSEAERDRVLAAARQAIPRDKRFIAGTGTNSTLHTIKQSKRAAELGADAVIVITPHYFTRPFGRPEAQARHYLAVADASPVPVMIYNFPLNTGINLEPETVAKIAAHPNVCGIKDSSGNIPQCAQILDQTPKSFSVLVGAASALLPGLAIGVSGGILALGNISAREWCDVYALAKAGRWEEAREIAARMMPADRGIAGRYGIGGLKAALDLQGFYGGPCRPPLGTPDGDAIEDIKEVLATAGLL
- the ilvB gene encoding biosynthetic-type acetolactate synthase large subunit yields the protein MSGAQMVLECIKREGVETVFGLPGGAVLPIYDALYDFEGLRHILVRQEAAAGHAAEGYARTTGKVGVCMVTSGPAATNLVTALQDAYMDSIPIVAFTGQVPTHLIGNDAFQEADNCGITRPCTKHNFLVKDGRDLGPMIREAFHIAATGRPGPVHIDLPKDVLVKEAELVWPERVQLRSYNPTYDGHPGQIKKAARLMLAARRPVLYVGGGVIASDASAELRELAELTQIPVTTTLMGLGAFPSEHALALDMLGMHGTYYANMAVHNADVLIAVGARFDDRVTGKVELFAPKAEIIHIDIDPSSISKNIKVHVPIVGDCRRVLRGLVDAVREELAGEPVSLGGQARKQWLAQIGEWRQAHPLHYEWDDNLIKPQYVMQEVSNLTRGEAYIITGVGQHQMWAAQYYRFKYPRHWCTSGGLGTMGYGLPTAMGVAAAHPGALVINIDGDGSFVMNSQELATCYDHNLPVKTIIINNGGHGMVRQWQEIIYKGRFVAIDLDRSPDFVKLAEAYGCVGIRATKPAEVVPALEKAFSTPGPVVVDVQVDRWEHVFPMVPAGGANKDMILERPSRAVKEKAARAQTGF
- the ilvN gene encoding acetolactate synthase small subunit → MQNGGGPRKHTISVMVENRFGVLSRVAGLFSARGYNIESLSVGETLDPTVSRMTIVVNGDEFVIEQVMKQLHKLIDVIKVTDLTDEDHVQRELMLVRVNAEPQHRAEILRTVDIFRAKVVDVTPLSFTLEATGDEEKLEALIELLRPMGIQELVRTGKVAIARGPKTRRKAEGPRRPRVSEDPRVVGFAD